The sequence cacgctaaaagtcctgattatttacatggagtctggtggtaatatgctggctctatacacgctaaaagtcctgattatttacatggagtctggtggaaatatgctggctctatacacgctaaaagtcctgattatttacatggagtctggtgggtttggtgatggggatttcggggctgtttcatgttaaactaaaatgatcttactctttaactaaaaggtctatctctgtagggatccatcccataatgttgtcagacacttagaataataatctgagtctgtcagcagcaacaacagaccttttagtgactctaactgctgctgaacattagtcctgtagggtaacattacagcttggttctggtttactGGTTTTAACTGGTTACAACTGGTTTCTGGTTTTCTGTCCTTTCAGTCGGAGCCTGTCAGGATCCAGATCCAGGTTCCCcccaaacaggaagtgaagtcTCTCTCCGCTGCCCCACAGAAGAGTGTAGCTGTCAGTCATCCGCAGGTAAAGCTTTCGGCCAATGGCAGTGCTCAGATCATCCACATCCAGCCGGTGGTTGGTCAGCAGGGTCAGCAGTTTTTTCTGCAGCAGAGCGCAGGCGACGCCCCcatccagctgctgctgcagagctcCGCCCCCGTTGTCGGATCTCTGCTCCCATTGGTCCACAAGCTCACCGGCCAGACGACATCAGCAGGCCCCGCCTCCAGCCTGGCTCAGAAACCCGCGGCGTCCCCCGCCAGAGTCCAGACCCCGCCCACTGCCGCTGCTAAGGCTGTTAGCGTCCCGCTAACCAAACCCCCCGCTAACGGCACGGCGCCAGCCCCCAGTATGAGTCCCATTAAACCTCCTGCAGTCGTCACGGCGACCCCGACGCAGACCGCCAAACCTGCTGTGGCCCGGCAAGCCCCCGTAGCCCCTCCTCTCGTGGTCCCGCCCAGCGTGGCTCCGCCCACAAAGGAGAAGAAGTTGAAGAAGCGAGAAAAGAAGGCGCTGAAGGTGCAGACCCGGTCTGGGCGCGTGTCCCGCCCCCCGAAGTACAAAGCCAAAGACTACAAGTTCATCAAGACGGAGGACCTGGCTGACAGCCACCAGTCGGACTCTGACGACTACTCCGACATGAGCGTGGAGGACGAGGAGGGCGCGAGGAAGGATGGCTCCGCCTCCggctcctccccctctctgacGTACAGCCACAAGTCGCGCTCGCACCGCTGCCAGACCTGCGACAAGGCCTACATCGGCGCCGGAGGCCTGAACCGCCATTACAAACTGAACCCGACTCACGGAGAGCCCGATCCGCCCGGCAACACGCCACGCCCCCTCCGAGACAGCCAGTCACAGGAGACCACCACAGAAAGAGAGCCCGGTCTGCCCGGCAACACACCACGCCCTCTTcgagacagccaatcacaggagACCACCACAGGAGGCGTCAGAGAGGAGGACAAACCTGCTGCCATGGCAACAAACAGAGTGAGAAACCAATGTGAAGGCGATTTGTTGTCAGACTAAACAAAAGAAACTAAATCTTAAAATCATTCACTGCTGATGCATCTTACCCaggtctaacctgtctgtctctacccTGTCTGTCTCCAGGTGGACGGGGGTCCAGCGGCTGCTGCAGGACTGCGGGGCCTCCATCACCGGGGCCCCGGCCGGCCCCGAGGTCGAGGCAGAGGAAGGGGGCGTGGCCGGGGCCGGGGCCGGGTACTGGCTCCGCCTCCTAAGGTAAGTTAACACCGCCATTACAACAACAGAAGAATAATTTACTTCATCTATAATCACTTTAGAGATtttgagaggaagagagaaagaaaggaagagagcCCAGCCCAGCAGGGCCTTAAAAAGTTCTAAATTTGCTGAAATATTGTGTGTAGGTCTTAAATTCATTTTAAACCGGTCTTAATcttcctacgtccatgtaacgctCATTGAAAGCTCTCGCAGCGCTAAGAATGTTTTTTATTCCGTGGCGTTGTTTCGCAGTAGTGCTGAGATCGATATGGTGATGGTCAGCCACTTATCGATCGGATACCTCCACACTGCCTAGACCCGCACAGCAGCTCCCCAACTCCCGTAAACGACCTCCGTGTTGCTTTTGGATCAGAGCCGACCCAGCAGAGGTGCTCTGGGTTGGGTACCGACACCCGGTGCCGATAGGTATCTACCGGGccgaatagcaacgtggatttcaGTGCCACAAAAATACCTGTGCTGCTCTCTGGGTCTCTAAAACGGACATCAGAGGCAACCGAAGCACTGCTGCATgtaatgctagttaacattacacttcgcagcagctaacgttagcataacgTTAGCCAGTAGCTGCTTAAATACAGTTAAATGCTGAACTAAACAGTGTAATGTTTAAGTGTGgcagtattttactgtaaatgattccaacagtctgcagttaaagacTCAACACAATTTAATGGTACGTTCAGTTACAGTTGGTAAGTTAGTGGTGCATTCAATgctattgtaaaatacccttttgtCATCTAGTCGTTCTTCTTTTTGACGTATAACTGCAATTGACTAGTAAAATAAGTTTTGttataagtcattgttattacattatggCCTTTAATGgcctttattttaatttattttttaaagtattgaTTCAGACACCAACACCATTTTATAAGTTTAATTGTTTTGGAACCGGTAAActatacccaaccctactctggGTCCTACCCTACTCTGGGTCCTCCATAGGGGgactagacaccagtcctaCCCTACTCTGGGTCCTCCATAGGGGGACTAGACACCGGTCCTCCACAGGGGgactagacaccagtcctaCCCTACTCTGGGTCCTCCACAGGGGgactagacaccagtcctaCCCTACTCTGGGTCCTCCACAGGGGgactagacaccagtcctaCCCTACTCTGGGTCCTCCACAGGGGgactagacaccagtcctaCCCTGtgttgtgatataggtcttacatttcattcatggTGGTCTTTAAAAGGTCTTAAAacgtcttaaatttgacttgatgAACCCTGAGATAACCCTGCAGTTGCCGTTTTCTCCCTtcttctgattggtcaattCCCTCAGGTGACGGTGGGACTCGTCAGTAGGCGGGGCCGCCGCGGTCGTCCTCGGAAGATTGCCGTTACCACGGTAACCTTGGAGCAGCAGGCGGAGAGGAGACGAGACCGACTGCAGGAGGTAAGAGGAAGGAATGGGAGACTTTCATAGTAAAGGTTATATCTAAAGACATGATGTTGCTATGAAGGAAGTTGATACTTTCAAAGTAAAGGTTGTTGTTTGCAGCTGGTGGAGCAGTGTGAAGACGAGGAGCTGATGGACGTTGTTCTTCCTCGTTTGACCAAAGTGTTGAGTCTCTGGGAGCTGCTGCTGGCtaaggtacacacacagagacacacacagagacacacacacacacacacacacacagagacacacacagagacacacacacacacacacacacacacacacacacacacacacacacacacacacacacacacacacacagtaagtatatttactgtaaGTGTGTTACTGAGAACAGAGTATTTTAGagtattttgtgtctgtgtggctgTTTCAGGTGGAGGGTGGCGGTCCGGCTCGGACTCGGTTTCCAGACATTTACCGTGAGTTTGAGTCCCTGCAGGCGCAGGTGAGACAGGCGGCTCAGGATTACATCATCAGCCCGCAGGGCGGGGCCATGCCGCTGGAGGTCAGGAACATCGAGGTGAGACGCTCGACAAGTTTTAAGATGCTGTCTCGAACGCAACTCCCTTACTTACTgtacgagagagagagtgtgtgtgtgtgtgtgtgtctgtctgtctgtgtgtgtgtttgtgttccagGGTTAGTGTGtataaagctgtgtgtgtgtgttgcaggtggCCCGGTGTCTGGGGATCCTGGATGAGGTGAACAAGATGAAGGTGGTTCCTGGAGCGTCTCCCAGCTCCAGTCTGACAAATAAGAACGTCCGATACATGGAGGTAAACTGGATCAGTACTGTTGGGTTCTCAGAGAAGGATCCAGGTCTGGTTTAGATCCAGGTCTGGTTCTAGTATGTTAAACCAGCTGTGTGAGACGTAGACTAGTTTGAACATAAGTTCTTCGGTTAGGTTGGATGTTAAGGGTTGCACTAGCTGAAATAGTTCCAACTGAAAATTTCAGAGAGATTTAACTCACTGCTGTCTGCAGAGATCTACTTCCTGTCGCACATGCGAACCTCCCAGACCTGGAGCTGTAGTACTCTGACAGAAACTACGAAGCCAACCCATCTCCTGGTTACCTGGCTAACGCTAACTCTGTTTACCAGAATTCCAAGATGCTGCCGCCTTCAAAGAGATTCAAGATGGAGAACAGTGTTTCCATTCACCAGAATGGGATCCAGACGGTCAAAACAGGTACAACTTCTAAACCTGTAGTACACCCTACTGCACTAGTAATACACCCTACTGCACCTGTACGAGACGCTAGctaacactacactacacagcagctaacggtaGCATACGGTAGCTAGCTTAATCACGGTTTAAATGCACCAAGAGGAACCAGTTGTTGTAAAGTTTAAATGTGAGCATATGGCctcagcaataaacaagccgttctttaatgttgcgtAAAGTATCGGTTAAGGCACGGGGATCAGAAGAAACCCTAACAATCCCCAACTTTACCTCTGTTGCGTCCAGACAAGTTGATCTACATTTAAACTGAACTCACgtcatgtttctgtgtttctacTTTTCTTTCCCAGGCCGAACCACACTGACCCCTGCTGTGACCCCCGCTGTGACCTCTGTGACCCCTGCTGTGACCCCCGCTGTGACCTCTGTGACCCCCGCTGTGACCTCTGTGACCCCTGCTGTGACCCCCGCTGTGACCCCCGCTGTGACTCCCGCTGTGACTCCCGCTGTGACCCCTGTGAAGCCCTGCTCGGTCTCCGTTACTCCTCTGCTGATTGCAGCCGGATCCAAACAGCCGAGCACCGCTGCTGCCTCCAGGTGAGCTGGCCCCGCCCCTACCATATGAGACCACCCCTAACATATGAGACCACGCCCCTACCAATGTTCTTTTAAttcttttaatcaaatcataatttcaatAGTTTTTTAATTAGTTGAGCTTCTCCACAATCTTTTCCTGGTTCCCCGGTCTGATAAAGTGTTTCTCTGCTCCCTCAGCGTCTCTGGCTCCACTCCCCCCCAGGCCCCCCCCCCTGACACGCCCATGGAGGTGGATCCTGTGGCTGCGAGCCAGGACCGGGTCCTTAGCTCCGGCGACATCTCGGCCCAGATGAAGGAGCTGGAGAAAGCTCTGGGTTCAAGTCCCGAGGCTCCAGAAAAATCCGGAAAACCCGCAGACTCGCAGACTCTCGAGCCTGACCCGGTCCCAGAGCCCGGCTTCACTCAGACCCCTGAACCCTGCCCCCTTCCCTCCCAGACTCTGGCCCCCCCTCAGCAGCAGAAGGACTCGTCTGTGTCGCTGCAGGAGGGCCAGGAGATCTACATCCAGACGGAGGGGCTGACGGTGCAGATGGCCGAGCCCGGTCTGGACCGGATTGTGATCGTCAACGGGCCGGACGGGACCACCATGCACATCCAGACCCCCGAGGGCGTCCCACTGGAGGCGGTGCAGGCGCTGCTGGGCATCGAGGCGTCAGACGCAGCCACAAATCCTCAGTGAACCTGAACACACCATGCTGACAGCCTGCAGCTTCAGGGTGGTGTTATAAACCCCAGACAGAACCTGAACACACCACGCTGACAGTCTGCAGCTTCAGGGTGGTGTTATAAACCCCAGACAGAACCTGAACACACCACGCTGACAGTCTGCAGCTTCAGGGTGATGTTATAAACCCCAGACAGAACCTGAACACACCACGCTGACAGTCTGCAGCTTCAGGGTGGTGTTATAAACCCCAGACAGAACCTGAACACACCACGCTGACAGTCTGCAGCTTCAGGGTGGTGTTATAAACCCAAACAGAGCCTAAACACACCACGCTGACAGTCTGCATCTTCAGGATGGTGTTATAAACCCCAGACAAAACCTGAACACACCACACTGACAATCTGCAGTGTTTATTCTAACTGTGTTTCTGTGAGAATGTttgaaacaaactgttgctgaCCCTAACCTGAACATCACATCTGCATCTTTAAGAAGTTTCTCTGGGGGATTCTGTTAGAATATGTTTCTAATGGACACCTGGGAAACGGGACAAACTATTCCTACCCCCGACCAGAACCTGAACACACCACGCTGTCTGCAGCTTCAGGGTGGTGTTATAAACCCCAGACAGAACCTGAACACACCACGCTGACTGTCCATTCTGACTCTGTGGGAGTTTGAGGACAAACGGCACGAGGTGTTCCTTTAATCTCTGGCCTGCATCACTCCGTTGACTCGATGTCTCGGTCTTTCTTCTTCAGACTGaactttgttttaaaaacaaacacgtGAAGCTTTTCTCCCATGTCGTTGAATCTGTGTTCAGAAACCCGAGCTGCTGTCTGAAGTCCACTTctgcttttcattttctctcgCGGCTCGTTTCTGATATTTAAGaaataaacaggaaacatgAACTGCTGATGAACGGCTTCAACATTATTCTAACGAGGATCCGTTTGAGTTTTCGCACTCACAGTCTTATTTATCGTTCTCTGATTGGTCCGTTCAGTTTCTCTTCCTGCCGTTTTTTAAGGAATCTGGACTGATTGTAAATTtgtaaacttgttttttttgttcagtgtTTCCATATCTGAACTTGttcatttcaaagtaaaagctgaTTGGTTGGCTGTTTATATGTAGATAAATACgaaaaacaaagtttaaaagAAGTTGCactattttattactttttataaaACTTCACAGCGAAACATTTTCGGAACGTTTGGAGAACGTAACGTTTGGAGAACGTAACGTTTGGAGAACGGACTGAAAACTTTGGAGGAAATGAAAGTTTGCTGATTTGTTGATGGTTTAAAACATTTCCTCTTCCTCCAATAAACTGATGTGATGAACTCGACTCCTGTTTGATTTCACTAAACGATGTCATCacatgatgatgtcatcacatgATGATATCATGTTATCAGATAACTCAGAAACATTACGGCTGCACCAAAGTGATGCTGGGGTTGACAGACTGAAATCTGACTACAAACTACACTAGAGTTACAGGAAAGTTTTTCcggaaaacaaacattttgtacGGGACAGTAAAAGTTGACTTTGGGCAGgtagaaatgtttttcttaccGTTGAACCCTGGAGATTTTTCTATATTTCTAAGTTAATATCAGAACTTCTGTTTTACATGAAGACAAAgtctaaaaaaactaaatactttattttattagtaATTAATGTTAGTAATCAGCAACAAATCATCCacagattttaaacaaacacatctCCACACCATCAGAAACAGGCTTTAATTCTGCAGATCTTCAGTCTGGAGCAATgctgaaaactgtcaaacatCTGCAGATTGGGTATGGGTTTCCACATCAGCAACAGTCTGGGGGGTGGAGGGGGCGGGGGTTATAGAGGGCGGTGTCCGGTCTCCAGCAACAGAGCCTCCAGTGTGAGTCTGGTCTGGGGGGGGAGGAACGGCTGCTGCAGCCAGCAGGACAGGTAGACCatgcagaggtcagaggtcaccgtGTGACCCACTTCCTGCAGGATCATCTGCTTCAACCGCAGCTCCTGCTGGAAGGACGCCAGCAGGAAACCACACGCTTCATCTGAAACATACAGAAACATACAGACTctgaaacatacacaaacaccagACTCATGTGAACTGAAAGTGGGAGAAtttgccggatgtccgtccccttcctctgtctctgtgttggcgttctaacctctggtggatttgtgaggactatggttaactgctcctcagatctctgcagggtaaatccagacagctagctagactatctgtccaatcggagttttctctcgcacgactaaaactacttttgaacttATCACTGCAGAATCACCACCGGGCAAACACCATGTATATTTTGAGTTCTTTTTGGCGTTAAAACAGATTTTCCTCTACAGAGTGGCTGTAAAGAGGCCTGATGGGGTCCTGATGGGGTGGTGGCTGGGTGAGGGTTTGGGTAAACTTACTGAAGTGTTTGGTGCTCCAGCTGTGAAACAGAGGAACCATTCTTCCTTCAGGTCCAAACTGAAACTCCTCCAGATCCTGA is a genomic window of Sander vitreus isolate 19-12246 unplaced genomic scaffold, sanVit1 ctg396_0, whole genome shotgun sequence containing:
- the znf839 gene encoding zinc finger protein 839 isoform X1, which codes for MADNEDDGGSTRTITAAEPPGDQSPRPGESSQLTAAVRSTHARESLTPAAAEQSSQPGESPPPGSVLQSPQPGESSPAAAVEQSPIPGESSPAAAVGQSPLPGESSPAAAVEQSPLPGENSPAAAVEQSPLPGESSPAAAVLQSSPTGSLSLSCPGEQTLLLGPEFSSLGPDLGNTTILYVQPDGSLVEGSGLTADEQQALLEQLTRQQIVQVSDTEAAQLLQQSQLIRTIPVQNTALDPSQLQQVINQVTKSQQQTQVHVQVPKQTPVPQQQTQVHVQVPKQTPVPQQQTLKQQQTLKQPVQVPQQTLKQPVHVLKTPTQNNASQQLKSVAQQVALQTGGLVQVVQKKSEPVRIQIQVPPKQEVKSLSAAPQKSVAVSHPQVKLSANGSAQIIHIQPVVGQQGQQFFLQQSAGDAPIQLLLQSSAPVVGSLLPLVHKLTGQTTSAGPASSLAQKPAASPARVQTPPTAAAKAVSVPLTKPPANGTAPAPSMSPIKPPAVVTATPTQTAKPAVARQAPVAPPLVVPPSVAPPTKEKKLKKREKKALKVQTRSGRVSRPPKYKAKDYKFIKTEDLADSHQSDSDDYSDMSVEDEEGARKDGSASGSSPSLTYSHKSRSHRCQTCDKAYIGAGGLNRHYKLNPTHGEPDPPGNTPRPLRDSQSQETTTEREPGLPGNTPRPLRDSQSQETTTGGVREEDKPAAMATNRVDGGPAAAAGLRGLHHRGPGRPRGRGRGRGRGRGRGRVLAPPPKVTVGLVSRRGRRGRPRKIAVTTVTLEQQAERRRDRLQELVEQCEDEELMDVVLPRLTKVLSLWELLLAKVEGGGPARTRFPDIYREFESLQAQVRQAAQDYIISPQGGAMPLEVRNIEVARCLGILDEVNKMKVVPGASPSSSLTNKNVRYMENSKMLPPSKRFKMENSVSIHQNGIQTVKTGRTTLTPAVTPAVTSVTPAVTPAVTSVTPAVTSVTPAVTPAVTPAVTPAVTPAVTPVKPCSVSVTPLLIAAGSKQPSTAAASSVSGSTPPQAPPPDTPMEVDPVAASQDRVLSSGDISAQMKELEKALGSSPEAPEKSGKPADSQTLEPDPVPEPGFTQTPEPCPLPSQTLAPPQQQKDSSVSLQEGQEIYIQTEGLTVQMAEPGLDRIVIVNGPDGTTMHIQTPEGVPLEAVQALLGIEASDAATNPQ
- the znf839 gene encoding zinc finger protein 839 isoform X2; the protein is MADNEDDGGSTRTITAAEPPGDQSPRPGESSQLTAAVRSTHARESLTPAAAEQSSQPGESPPPGSVLQSPQPGESSPAAAVEQSPIPGESSPAAAVGQSPLPGESSPAAAVEQSPLPGENSPAAAVEQSPLPGESSPAAAVLQSSPTGSLSLSCPGEQTLLLGPEFSSLGPDLGNTTILYVQPDGSLVEGSGLTADEQQALLEQLTRQQIVQVSDTEAAQLLQQSQLIRTIPVQNTALDPSQLQQVINQVTKSQQQTQVHVQVPKQTPVPQQQTQVHVQVPKQTPVPQQQTLKQQTLKQPVQVPQQTLKQPVHVLKTPTQNNASQQLKSVAQQVALQTGGLVQVVQKKSEPVRIQIQVPPKQEVKSLSAAPQKSVAVSHPQVKLSANGSAQIIHIQPVVGQQGQQFFLQQSAGDAPIQLLLQSSAPVVGSLLPLVHKLTGQTTSAGPASSLAQKPAASPARVQTPPTAAAKAVSVPLTKPPANGTAPAPSMSPIKPPAVVTATPTQTAKPAVARQAPVAPPLVVPPSVAPPTKEKKLKKREKKALKVQTRSGRVSRPPKYKAKDYKFIKTEDLADSHQSDSDDYSDMSVEDEEGARKDGSASGSSPSLTYSHKSRSHRCQTCDKAYIGAGGLNRHYKLNPTHGEPDPPGNTPRPLRDSQSQETTTEREPGLPGNTPRPLRDSQSQETTTGGVREEDKPAAMATNRVDGGPAAAAGLRGLHHRGPGRPRGRGRGRGRGRGRGRVLAPPPKVTVGLVSRRGRRGRPRKIAVTTVTLEQQAERRRDRLQELVEQCEDEELMDVVLPRLTKVLSLWELLLAKVEGGGPARTRFPDIYREFESLQAQVRQAAQDYIISPQGGAMPLEVRNIEVARCLGILDEVNKMKVVPGASPSSSLTNKNVRYMENSKMLPPSKRFKMENSVSIHQNGIQTVKTGRTTLTPAVTPAVTSVTPAVTPAVTSVTPAVTSVTPAVTPAVTPAVTPAVTPAVTPVKPCSVSVTPLLIAAGSKQPSTAAASSVSGSTPPQAPPPDTPMEVDPVAASQDRVLSSGDISAQMKELEKALGSSPEAPEKSGKPADSQTLEPDPVPEPGFTQTPEPCPLPSQTLAPPQQQKDSSVSLQEGQEIYIQTEGLTVQMAEPGLDRIVIVNGPDGTTMHIQTPEGVPLEAVQALLGIEASDAATNPQ